From a single Desulfobacterales bacterium genomic region:
- a CDS encoding PAS domain S-box protein → MNSRNNRPEKAAEIGRRVERIAGEKVADWPENTEALWSEEARTLLHELRVHQIELEMENENLRRELAALAAERAEEDVLKGREFLADFLDAILIPVFYKDINGRFQGVNRAFETLFGVTKDEIIGRHVLDIHPHDKAAKLHMAKDRALLAQPGTQVYESRARDKHGVLHDVVFHKATVVNSSGEISGLACAILDITERKRAEAALRKSEQKHRTILQTCMNGFWMADTQARLLEVNETYCRMTGYSAQELLTMRISDLEVNETAEDVAAHNLKIRTQGQDRFETRHRRKDGRIFDVEVSVQYQADEGGWFVSFMRDITERKRAEESLRKNEKKLRTILQTAMDGFWMADLQGQLLEVNETYCRMSGYSAEELLTMSVSDLKADGTDEATAARIRKVRALGEDRFEARHRRKDGSVFDVEIGVQYQPDDGGRLVVFLRDITRRKKAEAELHEANAILKAAMDQSGAGIAIADAPNGMIRYVNEAGLRIRGGDREALVNKIGINEYTATWQMMGLDGRPLQPDEIPLARAILYGETCSRELLFCRAGENRFVLAHAAPITDATGIITAGVVVFVDITEHKRTAETLRILSSRLLTAQEDEQRRIAMELHDQTGQDLSVLKLHLATLKTRLRKDQANLKEAFQKVLTVTDGIIEDVRRLAHGLSPSQLEALGLNAALGALIRNFSEKTGIPIHYDLNALENIFPPETQIVLYRIFQEALTNIYKHARAKSVLIKADRQSNTVFIKIKDDGQGFDPDSYARRDPADVERGMGLSAMELRATMIGAGLKIFSQPGKGTEIILLVPARGRCPGH, encoded by the coding sequence TTGAACAGCCGAAACAACAGGCCCGAAAAAGCCGCTGAAATTGGCCGTCGGGTCGAGAGGATCGCAGGGGAAAAGGTTGCCGATTGGCCGGAAAACACAGAGGCCCTGTGGTCCGAAGAAGCCCGAACGCTGCTCCATGAGCTGCGGGTTCACCAGATCGAGCTGGAGATGGAGAACGAGAATCTGCGCCGGGAACTGGCGGCATTGGCTGCTGAGCGGGCAGAAGAAGATGTTCTAAAAGGCCGGGAGTTTCTGGCGGATTTTCTGGACGCCATTCTGATTCCGGTATTTTATAAAGATATTAATGGCCGATTTCAGGGGGTAAACCGAGCCTTCGAGACCTTATTCGGCGTGACAAAGGACGAGATCATCGGCCGGCACGTCCTCGATATCCATCCGCACGACAAAGCGGCCAAACTCCACATGGCCAAAGATAGGGCGTTATTGGCCCAACCGGGAACGCAAGTGTACGAATCGCGGGCGCGGGATAAGCATGGCGTGTTGCACGATGTGGTGTTCCACAAGGCCACGGTGGTGAATTCTTCCGGCGAGATCAGCGGCCTTGCCTGCGCCATTTTGGACATCACCGAGCGCAAGCGGGCCGAAGCGGCGCTGCGGAAAAGCGAGCAAAAGCACCGGACCATTCTTCAGACATGCATGAACGGCTTCTGGATGGCGGATACGCAGGCGCGGTTGCTGGAGGTGAATGAGACCTATTGCCGGATGACCGGTTACAGTGCGCAAGAACTCCTGACCATGAGAATTTCCGACCTGGAAGTAAATGAAACGGCCGAAGACGTTGCCGCTCATAACCTGAAAATTAGGACACAGGGACAGGATCGGTTTGAAACGCGGCACCGCCGCAAGGATGGGCGTATTTTTGACGTTGAAGTCAGTGTCCAGTACCAAGCGGACGAAGGCGGGTGGTTTGTGTCGTTTATGCGCGATATCACCGAGCGCAAACGAGCGGAAGAATCATTGCGGAAAAACGAGAAAAAGCTTCGGACCATTCTTCAGACGGCCATGGACGGCTTCTGGATGGCGGACCTGCAGGGGCAGTTGCTGGAAGTGAATGAAACCTATTGCCGGATGAGCGGTTACAGTGCCGAAGAACTTCTGACCATGAGTGTTTCCGACCTGAAAGCCGATGGAACGGACGAAGCCACAGCCGCTCGTATTCGAAAGGTAAGAGCGCTGGGAGAGGATCGGTTTGAGGCGCGGCATCGCCGCAAGGATGGCAGTGTTTTTGACGTTGAAATCGGTGTTCAGTACCAACCTGACGACGGCGGGCGATTGGTGGTTTTTTTACGGGACATCACCCGGCGCAAGAAGGCTGAGGCGGAGCTGCACGAGGCCAATGCCATTCTTAAAGCGGCTATGGACCAGAGCGGGGCAGGTATCGCCATTGCCGATGCGCCGAATGGCATGATACGCTATGTGAACGAAGCTGGGTTGCGTATTCGAGGGGGCGATCGCGAAGCCCTTGTGAACAAGATCGGGATCAATGAGTATACGGCCACCTGGCAGATGATGGGTCTTGATGGCAGACCGCTGCAACCCGATGAAATCCCCCTGGCCCGCGCCATTTTGTACGGCGAAACCTGCAGCCGGGAACTGCTTTTTTGCCGCGCCGGTGAGAACCGTTTCGTGTTGGCTCATGCCGCACCTATCACCGATGCGACGGGAATAATCACCGCCGGCGTGGTTGTTTTTGTTGACATCACCGAACACAAGCGGACCGCAGAAACGCTGCGGATCCTTTCCTCCCGATTGCTGACCGCTCAGGAAGATGAGCAGCGCCGCATTGCCATGGAGCTTCACGATCAGACAGGGCAGGATCTCAGCGTACTCAAGCTTCACCTCGCCACCCTCAAGACACGGCTGCGAAAAGATCAGGCGAACCTTAAAGAAGCGTTTCAAAAGGTGCTGACGGTTACCGACGGCATTATCGAAGATGTTCGCCGGCTGGCCCACGGGTTAAGCCCGAGCCAGCTTGAGGCATTGGGACTCAATGCCGCGTTAGGGGCGTTGATTCGAAATTTTTCCGAAAAAACCGGCATTCCCATTCACTACGATTTAAACGCCCTGGAAAATATTTTTCCGCCGGAAACGCAGATTGTCCTGTACCGGATTTTCCAGGAGGCCCTGACCAACATCTACAAACATGCCCGGGCCAAATCGGTTCTGATCAAGGCGGATCGCCAAAGCAATACCGTCTTTATCAAAATCAAGGACGATGGTCAGGGCTTTGATCCCGACAGCTATGCCAGGCGTGATCCTGCTGATGTCGAGCGGGGGATGGGATTGTCCGCTATGGAGTTAAGGGCGACAATGATCGGCGCCGGGTTGAAAATATTCAGTCAGCCGGGAAAAGGCACGGAAATCATTCTGTTGGTGCCGGCAAGGGGCAGATGCCCAGGGCATTAA
- a CDS encoding efflux transporter outer membrane subunit → MNKNLFLLLGGILFLGGCMLTPEYTKPEAPIPADWPSGPAYKTARTTPGAPSPTDLPWQEFFTDKRLQQVIETALANNRDLRLAALNVQRARAVYRIQRSALYPALDATANGSKQRIPADLTTEGHARTAEQYDVSMGILAWEIDFFGRIRSLKDQALETFLATEQARRGTQILIISTVADTYLTLAADRENLKLAKTTFDTQTSAYHLIKRRHEVGLGSELDLHRAQTQVDIARGDIARYMQLVAQDENTLNLLVGTLSPIPSETLSEDLANIKPLKPISAGISSEVLLHRPDILQAELLLKAANANIGVARAALFPRISLTTAVGTASNELSGLFGSGSGTWLFAPQINLPIFDARLWSALDAVKAEQEIVLVQYEKAIQTAFREVADTLAVQGTMDERLLAQQSLVRAAEATYRLSNARYTKGVDNYLSVLDAQRALYAAQQGLVGLRQTKLSNQVRLYAVLGGGA, encoded by the coding sequence ATGAATAAAAACCTGTTTCTTCTATTGGGTGGCATCCTCTTTCTGGGCGGCTGCATGTTGACGCCCGAATACACAAAACCGGAAGCGCCGATTCCCGCTGACTGGCCAAGTGGCCCTGCATATAAGACCGCCCGGACTACACCGGGCGCACCGAGCCCTACCGACCTGCCATGGCAGGAATTTTTCACCGATAAACGGTTGCAACAGGTAATTGAAACCGCCCTTGCCAACAATCGCGATTTGCGCCTTGCCGCACTGAATGTGCAACGGGCACGGGCAGTCTATCGAATCCAGCGTTCAGCGCTTTATCCGGCACTTGACGCGACGGCCAATGGAAGCAAGCAACGCATCCCGGCGGATCTTACCACCGAAGGCCACGCCCGAACCGCAGAGCAATACGATGTCAGCATGGGCATTTTGGCCTGGGAAATCGACTTTTTCGGGCGTATTCGCAGCCTGAAGGATCAGGCGCTGGAAACATTTCTGGCAACGGAGCAGGCCCGTCGCGGCACGCAGATTCTCATTATTTCCACCGTCGCCGATACCTACCTGACCCTTGCGGCGGATCGGGAGAATCTAAAACTGGCAAAAACCACCTTTGACACCCAAACATCCGCTTATCATTTGATCAAGCGTCGCCATGAAGTCGGGCTCGGCTCGGAGCTGGATCTCCATCGCGCCCAAACGCAGGTGGATATTGCCCGGGGAGATATTGCCCGCTACATGCAGTTGGTAGCGCAGGATGAAAACACCTTGAATCTTCTGGTCGGAACACTGTCCCCCATACCAAGTGAAACCCTTTCTGAGGATTTGGCGAACATTAAACCGCTTAAACCCATCTCCGCCGGGATTTCATCCGAAGTGCTTCTGCATCGCCCGGACATTCTGCAGGCGGAACTTCTTCTCAAGGCAGCCAACGCCAATATCGGCGTCGCCCGGGCCGCTCTTTTCCCGCGCATCTCACTGACAACAGCTGTAGGTACGGCAAGCAATGAACTATCCGGGCTTTTCGGCTCCGGCTCCGGCACCTGGCTTTTTGCGCCGCAGATTAATCTACCGATCTTTGACGCGCGGCTTTGGTCGGCGCTGGATGCCGTTAAAGCAGAACAAGAAATCGTCCTGGTTCAATATGAGAAGGCGATTCAGACCGCCTTTCGGGAGGTGGCCGACACCCTTGCCGTTCAGGGTACAATGGATGAACGCCTCTTGGCGCAGCAATCTCTGGTACGCGCCGCCGAAGCAACCTATCGGCTCTCCAACGCGCGTTACACCAAGGGAGTCGATAATTACTTAAGCGTCCTGGATGCGCAGCGCGCGCTCTATGCGGCACAACAGGGGCTTGTCGGTCTTCGTCAGACAAAACTCTCCAACCAGGTGCGACTTTATGCGGTGTTAGGCGGCGGTGCATAA
- a CDS encoding efflux RND transporter permease subunit encodes MLSKFFLDRPVFAWVIAIVMMVAGGLAIYNLPISQYPPIAPPSIAIEAFYPGASAETLENSVTQIIEQKMTGFDDMLYLSATSDSSGSARIELTFAPGTDPDLAWAKVQNKLQLAMASLPEVVQRQGVKVSKSTRNFLLVVALISEDGSMDGNDLRDYAQSSLEKVLSRVPGVGEVNTFGSQYAMRVWLNPDNLTDYNVTIEDVVAALRAYNVEISAGQFGGAPAVKGQRLNASIIVQSLLKTPEEFSAIPLRINPDGSVVRIQDVGRTELGTEQYNVEANFNGKPAGGLAIRQAAGANALATADAIRAKIEEMSRYFPPGMKAVYPYDTTPFVSVAIEEVFKTLVEAVFLVFLVMYLFMGNMRATLIPTIAVPVVILGTFAVLGLFGFSINMLTMFAMVLAIGLLVDDAIVVVENVERIMSEEGLSPREATAKSMEQITSALIGIGLVLSAVFGPMAFFPGSTGVIYRQFSVTIIASMLLSVLVALILTPVLCASLLKPVAAGHEPADNAVFFMRPFFRWFDRSFFRSRELYLKLVAHSLQKKLRYLLLFLVIVVAMGYLFKKMPTAYLPEEDQGMLFVQAMLPANSSLEQTRAIMETVKSHFLVDEKEAIQSLMTVAGYSFSGTGQNVGMAFVRLRDWELRQRPDLKVNAVAGRAMGVFSKIRQAMVFAFPPPAVIELGQANGFDFQLLDRGGAGHADLIAARNQLLGIVATDPRVMRVRPNGLEDVPQYRIDVDWDKAGALGVPITAIHNTISAAFGSAYVNDFIQSGRVKRVYVQADAPYRSLPEDLKKLYVRNNAGKMVPFASFASGYWSTGSPRLERFNGFPSINIWGEPASGRSSGEAMDAMEAAVSKLPRTIGFDWTGLSYQERMAGSQAPLLYAFSILVIFLCLAALYEGWPIPISILMTLPLGVIGGVIASTLMGLPNDVYFQIGLLTLLGLATKNAILIVQFARARVDEGMRLIDATLEGAKLRLRPIIMTSLAFGFGVLPLALAGGAGAGAQRAIGIGVVGGVITSTFLVTLFAPLFYVLIYKALGKHRQREREPRTANTLSGNQRHE; translated from the coding sequence ATGTTATCAAAATTCTTTCTGGATCGTCCCGTCTTTGCCTGGGTGATTGCCATTGTTATGATGGTGGCGGGCGGCCTGGCGATCTATAACCTGCCCATCTCCCAGTATCCTCCGATCGCACCGCCGTCCATCGCCATTGAAGCGTTTTATCCGGGGGCATCTGCGGAAACGCTTGAAAACAGCGTCACGCAGATCATCGAGCAGAAAATGACCGGGTTTGATGATATGCTGTATCTCTCGGCGACCAGTGATTCGTCCGGCAGCGCCCGCATTGAACTGACCTTTGCCCCGGGAACCGACCCGGACCTGGCCTGGGCCAAGGTTCAGAACAAACTTCAGCTCGCCATGGCGAGCCTGCCCGAGGTGGTGCAGCGCCAGGGGGTCAAGGTGAGCAAATCCACCCGAAACTTCCTGTTGGTCGTGGCCCTGATTTCGGAAGACGGCAGTATGGACGGCAACGACCTGCGGGATTATGCCCAATCCAGCCTGGAAAAGGTTCTCTCGCGGGTGCCGGGCGTGGGGGAGGTAAACACCTTCGGCTCTCAATACGCCATGCGGGTGTGGCTCAACCCGGACAATCTGACCGATTACAATGTAACGATTGAAGATGTGGTTGCAGCCCTTCGGGCGTATAATGTGGAAATCTCCGCCGGGCAGTTCGGCGGCGCACCGGCCGTGAAAGGCCAACGCCTGAATGCGTCCATCATTGTTCAGAGCCTGCTGAAAACCCCGGAGGAATTCAGCGCCATCCCGCTGCGCATCAATCCGGATGGGTCAGTGGTTCGAATTCAGGATGTAGGACGAACGGAGCTGGGAACCGAGCAGTATAATGTCGAAGCCAACTTTAACGGCAAGCCGGCCGGTGGCCTGGCGATTCGTCAGGCCGCCGGCGCCAACGCGCTGGCGACGGCGGATGCGATTCGGGCTAAAATAGAAGAGATGAGCCGCTATTTTCCCCCCGGAATGAAAGCGGTCTATCCGTACGATACCACCCCCTTTGTCTCGGTCGCCATCGAGGAGGTTTTTAAAACCTTGGTGGAAGCGGTTTTCCTGGTATTCCTGGTCATGTATCTCTTCATGGGGAATATGCGGGCGACGCTGATTCCGACCATCGCGGTGCCGGTGGTCATTTTGGGCACTTTCGCGGTTCTGGGGCTCTTCGGTTTTTCCATCAACATGCTGACCATGTTCGCCATGGTGCTGGCGATCGGCCTTCTGGTGGATGACGCCATCGTGGTGGTGGAAAACGTGGAGCGAATCATGAGCGAAGAAGGGCTCAGTCCCCGAGAAGCCACGGCCAAGTCCATGGAACAGATCACCAGCGCATTGATCGGCATCGGGCTCGTGCTATCGGCGGTTTTCGGGCCCATGGCCTTCTTTCCCGGCTCCACCGGCGTGATTTATCGACAGTTTTCCGTGACCATCATCGCCTCCATGCTCCTTTCGGTGCTGGTGGCCTTGATCTTGACGCCGGTCCTGTGCGCCTCCCTGCTCAAACCGGTGGCAGCCGGTCATGAACCGGCGGATAACGCCGTTTTTTTCATGCGCCCTTTTTTCCGATGGTTTGATCGCTCTTTTTTCCGATCCAGGGAGCTTTACCTGAAACTGGTGGCGCACTCGCTTCAAAAGAAACTGCGTTATCTGTTGCTGTTCCTGGTCATCGTCGTGGCAATGGGGTACCTCTTCAAGAAAATGCCCACCGCCTATCTTCCGGAGGAGGATCAGGGCATGCTCTTTGTTCAGGCCATGCTGCCGGCCAACTCAAGCCTGGAGCAAACCCGGGCGATCATGGAGACCGTCAAGAGCCATTTTCTGGTGGACGAAAAAGAAGCCATTCAATCCCTGATGACGGTCGCAGGATACAGTTTTTCGGGTACGGGGCAAAACGTGGGCATGGCCTTTGTAAGGCTCAGAGACTGGGAACTCCGGCAACGACCGGACCTGAAAGTAAACGCCGTGGCCGGAAGGGCAATGGGCGTTTTTTCAAAAATTCGTCAGGCCATGGTCTTTGCCTTTCCGCCACCGGCCGTCATCGAACTCGGTCAGGCCAATGGGTTTGATTTTCAATTGCTGGACCGGGGCGGCGCGGGCCACGCCGACCTGATAGCCGCGCGAAACCAGTTGCTGGGCATCGTGGCAACCGACCCGAGGGTAATGCGAGTCCGCCCCAACGGCCTGGAAGACGTTCCCCAATACCGGATCGATGTCGATTGGGATAAGGCCGGCGCGCTGGGAGTGCCCATTACCGCCATTCACAACACCATTTCAGCGGCTTTCGGCAGCGCCTATGTCAACGACTTCATTCAGTCCGGACGGGTCAAGCGGGTGTACGTTCAGGCGGACGCGCCCTATCGCAGCCTGCCGGAGGATCTGAAAAAACTCTACGTGCGAAACAATGCCGGCAAAATGGTTCCCTTTGCCTCGTTTGCATCCGGCTACTGGAGCACGGGTTCTCCCAGGCTGGAGCGGTTCAACGGCTTTCCGTCCATCAACATCTGGGGCGAGCCGGCTTCAGGCAGAAGCTCGGGAGAAGCAATGGATGCCATGGAAGCGGCGGTTTCCAAATTGCCCCGGACCATCGGCTTTGACTGGACCGGTTTGTCTTATCAGGAACGAATGGCCGGCTCCCAGGCGCCCTTGCTGTATGCCTTTTCCATCCTGGTAATCTTTCTATGCCTGGCGGCCCTGTATGAAGGTTGGCCCATCCCCATCTCCATTCTGATGACCCTGCCCTTAGGGGTCATCGGCGGTGTGATCGCTTCAACCCTCATGGGATTGCCCAACGATGTTTACTTTCAGATCGGTTTGTTGACCCTGTTGGGGCTGGCCACGAAAAACGCCATTTTGATCGTTCAGTTTGCCAGAGCCCGGGTGGATGAAGGCATGCGCCTGATCGATGCGACGCTTGAAGGCGCCAAATTGAGGCTGCGCCCCATTATCATGACCTCGCTGGCCTTCGGATTCGGGGTTCTGCCGCTGGCGCTCGCCGGCGGAGCGGGCGCAGGTGCCCAGCGGGCCATCGGTATCGGCGTCGTGGGTGGCGTCATAACCTCCACCTTTTTGGTTACCCTGTTTGCCCCGCTTTTTTATGTGTTGATCTATAAAGCACTCGGGAAACACCGTCAGCGTGAACGGGAACCCCGCACCGCTAACACCCTATCAGGAAATCAACGTCATGAATAA